The following nucleotide sequence is from Oceanivirga salmonicida.
CTGCTAAACCATCAACTACTCTATGATCTATTGTTAATCCTAAACTCATTATTGGTCTTATAACTATCTCACCATTTACAACTACTGGTTTTTCAATAGTTGAACTTACACCTAAAATAGCAGAGTTTGGTTGATTAATTATAGGTCCAAATGATTGAACTCCAAACATTCCTAAATTACTTATAGTAAATGTTGAACCTTGAAGTTCATTAGGTGATAATTTCATATCTAATGCTTTTTTAGTTACTTCTTTCATTTTAACTACTAATTCAGATAATTTCATCTTTTCGGCATTATACACTACTGGTGTTAATAATCCCTCATCAAATCCTACTGCAATTGCTAAATTTACATAATCATGCATTTCAATGAACTTACCATCTGGTGTTAATGATGAATTTAAATATCTATGTTTTTGTAATGTTTTAATAACTGCTAATGAAATTAAATCAGTTATTGTAATTTTTTTACCTGTTCCATTCATTATTGGATCTATAAGTTTTTTTCTAAGCGCTATTGCTTCAGACATATCTATATCATAATTAAGTGTAAATGTAGGTGCAGTTAGATAACTTTCTAACATACGCTTTGATATAACTTTTCTCATTGCAGTCATAGGTACTAACTCTACATTACCATATTTATTAGGTTCATCTTTATTTTCATTAACTTCTACTTTTGTATCTACACTAGTTTTTTCAATAATTTCTGATTTAATAAATGGTAAAATATCTTCTTTAACTATTTTACCTCTTACACCACTACCTTTTATGCCTTCTAAATTTATATTATTTACTTCGGCCATTTTTTTAGCTAATGATGTTATCTTTATTACTGAACTTTTTGTATATATTTCAACATCATCTTTATGTACTCTACCTAATGCCCCTGTTCCTTGTATTAAAGATAAATCTAAGTTAAAATCTCTTGCTAATTTTCTGGCAGCTGGTGTTGCTCTTAATAATTTTTTACCCATTTTTACCACTATCCTTTATTAACTGTTTTTCTTATTGCTTCTTTAATACTTTCTACTGTTGGTATCATAGCCATTTCTAAGTTTTGAGCATATGGCATTGGAACATCTTCTCCTGCACATCTTCTAATTGGTGCATCTAAATAATCAAATGCTTCTGATTCAGAAATTAATGCTGAAATTTCACCTATATACCCACTAGTTTTATGTGCATCATTTACTAATACAACTTTACCTGTTTTCTTAATTGAATTTATTATTATATCTTTGTCTAATGGAACTAATGTTCTAGGATCTACTACTTCTACTGAAATTCCTTCTTCTTCCAATTCATTAGCAGCCTTCATAACTCTTGAAACCATTTTTCCATAAGTTACAACTGTTATATCTGTTCCTTCTTTTTTAATTTCTCCAACTCCTAATGGAATAATAAATTCATCATCCAAAGGTACTTCTCCTTTTTGATTAAATTCTGACTTATATTCTAATATTACTACTGGATTATTATCTCTTATTGAGGCTTTTAATAATCCTTTCATATCTCTTGGTGTTCCTGGTGCTACTACTTTAAGACCAGGTATATGAGTGAACCAACTTTCAAGTGATTGTGAATGTTGTGCTGCTGAACCTACTCCATTTCCTGCCGCGCATCTATATGTAACAGGAACACTACCTTTACCACCAAACATATATCTAGTTTTAGCAGCTTGATTTACTATTGCATCCATTGCTATAACAACAAAGTCCATAAATGTTAAATCCACTATTGGTCTTAACCCTGTCATAGCTGCACCTGCTGCTGATCCTGCTATTGCAGATTCAGATATAGGACAATCTCTTATTCTTTCTTCTCCAAATTCTTCTAACATACCTACTGAAGTTCCAAAATCTCC
It contains:
- a CDS encoding alpha-ketoacid dehydrogenase subunit beta: MEKTKLMSFRDTIILAMSEEMRRDENVFLMGEDVGIFGGDFGTSVGMLEEFGEERIRDCPISESAIAGSAAGAAMTGLRPIVDLTFMDFVVIAMDAIVNQAAKTRYMFGGKGSVPVTYRCAAGNGVGSAAQHSQSLESWFTHIPGLKVVAPGTPRDMKGLLKASIRDNNPVVILEYKSEFNQKGEVPLDDEFIIPLGVGEIKKEGTDITVVTYGKMVSRVMKAANELEEEGISVEVVDPRTLVPLDKDIIINSIKKTGKVVLVNDAHKTSGYIGEISALISESEAFDYLDAPIRRCAGEDVPMPYAQNLEMAMIPTVESIKEAIRKTVNKG
- a CDS encoding dihydrolipoamide acetyltransferase — encoded protein: MGKKLLRATPAARKLARDFNLDLSLIQGTGALGRVHKDDVEIYTKSSVIKITSLAKKMAEVNNINLEGIKGSGVRGKIVKEDILPFIKSEIIEKTSVDTKVEVNENKDEPNKYGNVELVPMTAMRKVISKRMLESYLTAPTFTLNYDIDMSEAIALRKKLIDPIMNGTGKKITITDLISLAVIKTLQKHRYLNSSLTPDGKFIEMHDYVNLAIAVGFDEGLLTPVVYNAEKMKLSELVVKMKEVTKKALDMKLSPNELQGSTFTISNLGMFGVQSFGPIINQPNSAILGVSSTIEKPVVVNGEIVIRPIMSLGLTIDHRVVDGLAGAKFMKDLKELLENPITMLI